Proteins encoded in a region of the Halioglobus maricola genome:
- a CDS encoding histidine triad nucleotide-binding protein, whose translation MSETIFGKIIAGEIPSEFIYEDEHCIAINDIAPQAPVHVLVIPKKGIPRLIDAEGADQALLGHLLLAAGKVAEQLGVQDAFRLLINNGEGAGQTVFHLHLHIIAGREFAEGQMAG comes from the coding sequence ATGTCTGAGACCATTTTCGGAAAGATTATTGCCGGCGAAATCCCCTCGGAGTTTATCTACGAGGATGAGCATTGCATCGCCATCAATGACATCGCCCCCCAGGCGCCAGTGCATGTGCTGGTTATCCCCAAAAAGGGCATACCCCGCCTGATAGATGCCGAGGGCGCTGACCAGGCGCTGTTGGGTCATCTGCTGTTGGCCGCGGGTAAGGTCGCGGAGCAACTGGGCGTGCAGGACGCGTTTCGCCTGCTGATCAACAATGGTGAAGGCGCCGGCCAGACCGTGTTCCACCTGCACCTGCATATCATCGCCGGGCGTGAATTCGCCGAAGGGCAAATGGCGGGCTGA